A genomic stretch from Theropithecus gelada isolate Dixy chromosome 2, Tgel_1.0, whole genome shotgun sequence includes:
- the IL5RA gene encoding interleukin-5 receptor subunit alpha isoform X4, translating into MIIMAPVLLILLGATEILQADLLPDDKISLLPPVNFTIKVTGLAQVLLRWEPNPDQEQRNVNLEYQVKINAPKEDDYETRITESKCVTILHKGFSASVRTILQNDHSLLASSWASAELHAPPGSPGTSVVNLTCTTNTTADNYSHLRPYQVSLHCTWLVGTDAPEDTQYFLYYRYGSWTEECQEYSKDSTGRNIACWFPRTFIHSRGRDWLAVLVNGSSKHSAIKPFDQLFALHAIDQINPPLNVTAEIEGTRLSIQWEKPVSAFPIHCFDYEVKIHNARNGYLQIEKMMTNAFISIIDDLSKYGVQVRAAVSSMCREAGLWSEWSQPIYVGFSR; encoded by the exons ATGATCATCATGGCACCTGTATTACTGATACTTTTGGGGGCCACTGAGATACTGCAAGCTGACTTACTTCCTGATGACAAGA TTTCACTTCTCCCACCTGTCAATTTCACCATTAAAGTTACTGGTTTGGCTCAAGTTCTTTTACGTTGGGAACCAAATCCTGATCAAGAGCAAAGGAATGTTAATCTAGAATATCAAGTGAAAATAAACGCTCCAAAAGAAGATGAT tatgaaACCAGAATCACTGAAAGCAAATGCGTAACCATCCTCCACAAAGGATTTTCAGCAAGTGTGCGGACCATCCTGCAGAACGACCACTCACTCCTGGCCAGCAGCTGGGCTTCTGCTGAACTTCATGCCCCACCAG GGTCTCCCGGAACCTCGGTTGTGAATTTAACTTGCACCACAAACACTACAGCAGATAATTATTCACATTTAAGGCCATACCAAGTTTCCcttcactgcacctggcttgttGGCACAGATGCCCCTGAGGACACGCAGTATTTTCTCTACTATAG GTATGGCTCTTGGACTGAAGAATGCCAAGAATATAGCAAAGACTCAACGGGGAGAAATATCGCATGCTGGTTTCCCAGGACTTTTATCCACAGCAGAGGGCGTGACTGGCTTGCGGTGCTTGTTAACGGCTCCAGCAAGCACTCTGCCATCAAGCCCTTTGATCAGCTGTTTGCCCTTCATGCCATTG ATCAAATAAATCCGCCACTGAATGTCACAGCAGAGATTGAAGGAACTCGTCTCTCTATCCAATGGGAGAAACCAGTGTCTGCCTTTCCAATCCATTGCTTTGATTATGAAGTAAAAATACACAATGCAAGGAACGGATATTTGCAG ATAGAAAAAATGATGACCAATGCATTCATCTCAATAATTGATGATCTTTCTAAGTATGGTGTTCAAGTGAGAGCAGCAGTGAGCTCCATGTGCAGAGAGGCGGGGCTCTGGAGTGAGTGGAGCCAACCTATTTATGTGG GGTTCTCAAGATAA
- the IL5RA gene encoding interleukin-5 receptor subunit alpha isoform X3 has protein sequence MDMIIMAPVLLILLGATEILQADLLPDDKISLLPPVNFTIKVTGLAQVLLRWEPNPDQEQRNVNLEYQVKINAPKEDDYETRITESKCVTILHKGFSASVRTILQNDHSLLASSWASAELHAPPGSPGTSVVNLTCTTNTTADNYSHLRPYQVSLHCTWLVGTDAPEDTQYFLYYRYGSWTEECQEYSKDSTGRNIACWFPRTFIHSRGRDWLAVLVNGSSKHSAIKPFDQLFALHAIDQINPPLNVTAEIEGTRLSIQWEKPVSAFPIHCFDYEVKIHNARNGYLQIEKMMTNAFISIIDDLSKYGVQVRAAVSSMCREAGLWSEWSQPIYVGFSR, from the exons ATG GATATGATCATCATGGCACCTGTATTACTGATACTTTTGGGGGCCACTGAGATACTGCAAGCTGACTTACTTCCTGATGACAAGA TTTCACTTCTCCCACCTGTCAATTTCACCATTAAAGTTACTGGTTTGGCTCAAGTTCTTTTACGTTGGGAACCAAATCCTGATCAAGAGCAAAGGAATGTTAATCTAGAATATCAAGTGAAAATAAACGCTCCAAAAGAAGATGAT tatgaaACCAGAATCACTGAAAGCAAATGCGTAACCATCCTCCACAAAGGATTTTCAGCAAGTGTGCGGACCATCCTGCAGAACGACCACTCACTCCTGGCCAGCAGCTGGGCTTCTGCTGAACTTCATGCCCCACCAG GGTCTCCCGGAACCTCGGTTGTGAATTTAACTTGCACCACAAACACTACAGCAGATAATTATTCACATTTAAGGCCATACCAAGTTTCCcttcactgcacctggcttgttGGCACAGATGCCCCTGAGGACACGCAGTATTTTCTCTACTATAG GTATGGCTCTTGGACTGAAGAATGCCAAGAATATAGCAAAGACTCAACGGGGAGAAATATCGCATGCTGGTTTCCCAGGACTTTTATCCACAGCAGAGGGCGTGACTGGCTTGCGGTGCTTGTTAACGGCTCCAGCAAGCACTCTGCCATCAAGCCCTTTGATCAGCTGTTTGCCCTTCATGCCATTG ATCAAATAAATCCGCCACTGAATGTCACAGCAGAGATTGAAGGAACTCGTCTCTCTATCCAATGGGAGAAACCAGTGTCTGCCTTTCCAATCCATTGCTTTGATTATGAAGTAAAAATACACAATGCAAGGAACGGATATTTGCAG ATAGAAAAAATGATGACCAATGCATTCATCTCAATAATTGATGATCTTTCTAAGTATGGTGTTCAAGTGAGAGCAGCAGTGAGCTCCATGTGCAGAGAGGCGGGGCTCTGGAGTGAGTGGAGCCAACCTATTTATGTGG GGTTCTCAAGATAA